From Ciconia boyciana chromosome 29, ASM3463844v1, whole genome shotgun sequence, one genomic window encodes:
- the LOC140644888 gene encoding C-type lectin domain family 2 member B-like isoform X2, with product MGQEQRTGFCSSDGNVKKPLSPQDGGASPHPEVPGDTDKRMHRRFLGKRSMLHPAWVLVLAVLVVLVLALVLALAVVSGRCEGNAGLPVAQVLACPDDWVGYRDVCYYLSREEGSWEWSQEQCSSHGASLAVLKRDWEKEFLLRLKGNIDYWLGLRRQGEHLQWVDGSSFNDTFLVRGQGVCVYLNEHAVASSSCSQLRPYLCSKPQALM from the exons ATGGGACAAGAGCAGAGGACTGGATTCTGCTCCAGTGATGGGAATGTGAAGAAGCCCCTGAGTCCCCAGGACGGAGGGGCATCCCCCCACCCAGAGGTGCCTGGGGATACAGACAAAAGGATGCACAGAAGATTTCTGG gcAAAAGGTCCATGCTCCATCCAGCATGGGTCCTGGTTCTGGCTGTGCTCGTGGTTCTGGTCCTGGCTTTGGTCCTGGCTCTTGCTGTAGTATCAG GAAGGTGTGAAGGGAATGCAGGTCTGCCTGTGGCTCAGGTGCTGGCCTGTCCCGACGACTGGGTTGGGTACCGTGATGTCTGCTACTACCTCTcgagggaggaggggagctgggAGTGGAGCCAGGAGCAGTGCTCCTCACACGGGGCCTCGCTGGCTGTGCTCAAGAGGGACTGGGAAAAG gaGTTTCTCTTGCGCCTCAAGGGCAACATTGATTACTGGCTTGGGCTGCGGAGACAGGGCGAGCACCTGCAGTGGGTGGACGGCAGCAGCTTCAATGACAC gTTCCTGGTGCGTGGCCAAGGAGTGTGTGTATATTTGAATGAGCATGCTGTTGCAAGTTCAAGCTGCTCACAGCTACGGCCGTATCTCTGCAGCAAGCCCCAAGCTCTGATGTGA
- the LOC140644888 gene encoding C-type lectin domain family 2 member B-like isoform X1 yields MGQEQRTGFCSSDGNVKKPLSPQDGGASPHPEVPGDTDKRMHRRFLGKRSMLHPAWVLVLAVLVVLVLALVLALAVVSAGRCEGNAGLPVAQVLACPDDWVGYRDVCYYLSREEGSWEWSQEQCSSHGASLAVLKRDWEKEFLLRLKGNIDYWLGLRRQGEHLQWVDGSSFNDTFLVRGQGVCVYLNEHAVASSSCSQLRPYLCSKPQALM; encoded by the exons ATGGGACAAGAGCAGAGGACTGGATTCTGCTCCAGTGATGGGAATGTGAAGAAGCCCCTGAGTCCCCAGGACGGAGGGGCATCCCCCCACCCAGAGGTGCCTGGGGATACAGACAAAAGGATGCACAGAAGATTTCTGG gcAAAAGGTCCATGCTCCATCCAGCATGGGTCCTGGTTCTGGCTGTGCTCGTGGTTCTGGTCCTGGCTTTGGTCCTGGCTCTTGCTGTAGTATCAG cagGAAGGTGTGAAGGGAATGCAGGTCTGCCTGTGGCTCAGGTGCTGGCCTGTCCCGACGACTGGGTTGGGTACCGTGATGTCTGCTACTACCTCTcgagggaggaggggagctgggAGTGGAGCCAGGAGCAGTGCTCCTCACACGGGGCCTCGCTGGCTGTGCTCAAGAGGGACTGGGAAAAG gaGTTTCTCTTGCGCCTCAAGGGCAACATTGATTACTGGCTTGGGCTGCGGAGACAGGGCGAGCACCTGCAGTGGGTGGACGGCAGCAGCTTCAATGACAC gTTCCTGGTGCGTGGCCAAGGAGTGTGTGTATATTTGAATGAGCATGCTGTTGCAAGTTCAAGCTGCTCACAGCTACGGCCGTATCTCTGCAGCAAGCCCCAAGCTCTGATGTGA